A window of Oryza glaberrima chromosome 2, OglaRS2, whole genome shotgun sequence genomic DNA:
TAGGATAGGTCTTATCCCATCGTTTAAGTTGCTACATTTTAGAACGAAGGGAATATCTATTAGAAGGGGGCTATAGTTTTGTATAGTTTGTCGGTCCGTCttatcctatatacctatacaagtcatccccactaagtgcaATTAAAACTAATTTTTTGTTCTGAGAGTAAGCCACATCACCTTGATTCATTCCAGCCATCGGATTGCACATAAATGTTTGGatagcaatcaatcaatcaactgGGGATAGCAATCAAAATAAACATTTGCAACAACTAATTAAAGAGGCCCACCTAGCCATCTCTTAATTTCGAAACATACAGTTGGAATACCAACAGCAACACATGTAGTAGCCCAGCAGTTATAAGCTCTTTAATCTTCCATTGAAGTTATTTTATCTCCTGTAACCGGTGAATCAGATGAACAGTCGGTCTTCATGCCTTTATATACTCTCTATAATTCACTGGGACTTTGTTCTCGATTGATCATCTGCGCTTGGCAGTCTTTCCATGCATCTAGTTGATTTATTTGCCCACTCCTCTGCTCATGCTGATGCTTCAACAGATCAACATGCACAATCCGCTTTGGTCATCTCtctcttgcttgcttgcttgctcatggatttaattttctttttcttactaaTATCATTTGTTATTTAGTTGTAGAatctgaagagaagaaaagaagtagTAGTTTCAAATATTTCTTAACTTTCTGTTCTTTGTGAAGGTTGCAGATCTTATAGAGAGAATTGAAGGGTTGGTGCATTACTATATTCACATACCGGTTGAAATAataagaacattttttttcagttggtTAAAATAAATAAGAATACTTTTTTGTTTCAGTAGGTTATTGACATCTTCGACTGAACTTTTAAAAGTTTCTACTTCATTAGTTTGGAATAAGCAATTACATAGCATCTTTGTGTAATCACGATGACGTATATTGTctaccatttttctttcttgctaAATAGCATAGAACAATctatgttagtttttttttaataatagaacaATCTATGTTAATACCATTCAATTTATTGCATCTGTGTTCGATTGGCCTTAGTTCTAGTAAAAGAAATTGGCCTTTCACTAAACTATCAGTGTATTCTGTTATGATTCAAATTTCAGTTGCTTATTATTATAACATTGGTGAAGTGTTTAGTGTATAACAATACGATCATTCATACCTAATTTTTCATCTTTACATTACTCTTATAtttccgcagcaacgcgcggggtgtCATCTAGTTAGATATTCTTAGATCTGCTCATAACTGCGTTTGTATTGATGATGGAAGTTTTAAAGTACTAGTGTTATGGATCAGATCATTAACATGTATTAACCCATATTGGTACACTCGTGCACACACGATGGGCCCTGTCTTAAACTATGCGACCAGGATGTATCAAGACAAGCAGTTAGCTTAACCACTAAGCTTAGCTTTGAACTCATCGATGGCGATGAGAACTTCAAGTCTTCGGTCGTCAAGTCACACTCAAGAGTCTCACGTTATACGACAGAAAACACGCTTTCAAACATGGAAAACCTCCATCTCCCCTCGGGCACTCGAAACACACCAACAACTCCCAAATTCCCCCTACTTCAAACTCGTCGATAcccaaagagagaaaaataaagagGGGAAATTCAAAACCTCCCCCAAAACCctcgccccaccgccgccgcccccgccgccatgGACAGGGCACCGCCGCGCGGCGCCCCGCGCGACGCCGTCGGCCAGCGGTGGCTCGCCGTCTTCGTCTTCCAGGCCGCGCTCTCGGCCGCGGCCTCCGCGCTCTACCTCGCCgcgtccccgcgccgccgccacgcccgcctCGGCGTGCCCCGgggcctcctcctcgcgctccaCCCGTTCCTCTCCCTGGCCGCCACGGGGCTCCTCGCGCTCGCCTTCCTCGTCTCCGCGTCGCCCCACCCGCGCGCTccccccgtgccgcgccgcgccctcgcggcgtccctcctcgccgccgccggggcgctctgcgtgggcgccgccgcgtcgctggtACCCGAGGACTCCGGGTGGGCGGCTGTTGCTGGGATGGAGTTCCGCGGCGCTGTGTTGGGAGCCGTGTTCGCCGCGCACTATTTCGGGCGTCGGAGGTGGTTGCTCCAGTTCCCCGTTGTGCAGGTCAGTGAAGTGGGGAAAAGTAGGGTTCTCATCTAGAATGGCGTTCCGAATCTTATCAAATTGCCAAATGGCTGTAGCTCCTAATAGAGGTATTGCGACTATAGAGATCGGAATTTTAGGTTTAAAGTTAGCTTGTTACGATTTTAGATTACCTACTTAGGTATGATTGATGGTGCTGGTGATTTTTTGTTATTGAATCTAAGCATGGATGTTTTTGATAACTGTGGCTTGTATTATTGGTATGTTGGGTCTAAGATTCTTTGTGATTTGTTCTGAGTTTAACTGGTTCCCACTTCCCACTAGAGAGCTTCATGAATTGATGAAATGATTAGGGAATAGCTGCTAGCACCTCTGTAATATTCAGGTTGATATACATTGGACATACATGTGCTATTCTCAGATGAGAAATCTGATTATCATGTTTGATAAGACACTATAGCGCTGTTTTATAATTCTCCAGAATATATGATATTCAGAATCCACATGCATGAGCTGTAGTTTGCTTTGATAGTTATTGATAGAGAAGTTTTTATCCATCTAGATCTTTTTTGGGGAGACATGGTTTATATTGATCTAAATTATATGTGCAAGCTTCTGATATCTATAGCTCTGTTTGGTTAATTTTTTTGCCCTTGCGATTTTTTAGGCTTGCATGTTGTTTACTTGCAATCCTTCAGCACTTCCCACCAATTTTGCCAATTGTCTTACTTGCtttcttaatttgttttttgtcCAGCGACCTCCGTTCTATGGTTTGAAAATGGGGCTTCTGCCATCTGGAAAAAGGGCTCTGAAGGTGTCACTTCAGGCCTTCTTCCTTTCCTTTATCTTGATTTTCGTTCTTCCTCAGCAATTCAGAATCAGAGGATCCATTGGAAGCCAAATTATCGCCCAAATCGGTATTTTTATAATGAGCACTGCCGTTGCCTTCTGTTGGGAAATAAGTCATCATTTTGTCCAGGTTTGTTCTTCACAATCCAACttcaaaggaaaaaagatgTTATATGATGTACTTGTTGTATTGCCTGGAATGTGGAGATTGACGTCATTTCCTGAAACTTTATAGTTCATAACCATAATTCAACTGCTTTCAACAAATTTCAGGTTGTGCATACAAGAAGGTGCAGTTTCGCTCCACCACAGAGCACTGCTGCTGCAGAGACTAATCCTACTGAGTATATCCTAGAAACATTGGAACTGAGTGATCCAAGATCATTAATGCAGTATCTTGCATACCAAGATTTGTGTGCTGTATCTGAATGTAACTTGGAACCATGGCGTCGAGCGGCCTTCTTTGAGGAATCTGGTGAGACTTACAAAAGAATTGTGACAGCTTGTTTGAAGCCGCTTGAGGAGTTCACGTCAAAAATTGCTGAAGCTCTTGAAGGGTTTTCTAGTGAGAAACCAGAATTGTTGTCACAACAGTTCAAACTTGCTGCTGCATTTAATGATTCACAGGTAAGTTACTCATCAGTTTCTTCTATCTGTTTTACCTCTTATGTTGTGTTCGGCTgttttcctgtttttttttccaaattgttAATCATGTTTGCATTTGTGTTGATATAGAACATGAAATGGTTCCTTTGTTTAGGAGTTAAGACCAAAAACAGTTGGATCTTACTGTAGAATCAGTTCGGTGTTTACTGTTTGTTTTTTGCTTTGTCACTCATGACAGATTATCTAGAGTTGAATTAAATGTACGTACTATAATCTTAACTGCACCACATTGGTTAGTGATACACATACATAATGACTAGATCTGCATCCAGGAAGATCTGCTTGTAAAGGTTAGTATCATAGTTTGAagtgttcagacttcagacatcTTAGGAGTTCATTTTGAGATTGATAGCTTGTGAGTGCTGATGCCTACTTTATTTATAACCAGTCTAATTTGTGGCAACCACATTTAGTTCTAGTGGATGATAATTGGATATTTAGTCAGTGTTAACTATCATCATGTGAGATTGTggtctctaaaaaaaattgcccAGCACTGCAACAGACAATAGCATATGCACTCTCCTGCAGCAATTTTGGACATTTGGGCGTGTGGTCTTGGTATTACTGTCATACATTGGTCTCACGTGGATGTCCTGTATTCTATTTCATTGGTATAGTGGAAGTGAATAATCCATTTATGCTTCTTATTTTAGCTTTACAATTGAGCAAGTTTAAGTTTGGTGGTTTTGGTCTTTAGCAGGTGACCATTAACTTAGGAAGCATGTTTTGCTTCAGAAAACAGGCTAGTAATTGTGGTAGGAAGACATTGTTTTATTTGACAAAATCATAACAGTACCTTTGCAACTACTTCTGTAGTTGGAATATTTTTTGGTATTTACAACATAATTGAACATTTTGTCTGTTATGGCTAGAACACGTAGCACCCTGACTATGGCTGAAATGGAGGCTGCCAGCAGGTATGTTGGGTTGCTATCTGGAACCATGCAAAATAGCATTCCATTTGTTAGCTGGTCCAGCTTTTTCTGTATGTTGGGTCAATTAGGTCATGCTTTACCCATATTTTTAGTTTAGCATCAGATGGCCGTTCATACAGATTATAAACTCCCTCCTGTCAAGAAACTAGACCGTTTGGAGATTATCGTTTTGTTCACAAAAGCAAGACATCTGGAAAGATTTGGGGTCATTTGGCCACCTATGCCCCTTATTAAATGACTTTATGCATGCTAAGTTGAAATTTCTAGAGGAAGTTAATTGCGACAGTATTATGACAAGTCACTGATTAATCATTCCTTGGTAGATGCAAACAAGCCCCAAACATTTTCCTTTGCTGACTGAAGGGAGTATTGTTTCcacaaatttgtgattttggtAGCATTCCGAATGGTTGAATTGTCAACAGTGTTGACCACGTCCAGACTAGTTCCTCAAATGTTTCTATGTTTGATAATTCCTGATGAAAAGTTAATGTGTGGCTTGTTACATGTAGATATGCACATGGTGCGCTCGGACATTGTCATCTTTAACTGCACGGTCACGCCAAGAAGATCGGTATGGAGTTGCTCAACTCACAGGCTGCAATGCTGCTGTGATGTCTACTTTGCTGTCTGCGCTAGTTGCCGTTGAGGCCTGTTTGGGGAAGAAAACTAACCCACAACCTGCGCACTCACTGGGTCCAGCAAGCATTAAGTGGGCTAACTTTTCCACCGGGAGAAAAGGCAATGTAACTGCCATTGCAAGCACGCAAAGAGGTGGTCTTCACACTAAAGCTTTTTCCATGGCCGATGTTCTTCGAACTTCGATCTATCAGATGGTTTCAGCCTTTGAGCATGACATGCGGGCAAATGCTAAAGCATCAAGTTTGGAGAAGAACTGGATCAGTGAAGGAAGAAAACCTGTATTTGGTTCACAGGCTGTGTTGGTTCAGAAGTTGAGCCTGTTTATTGAGTACCGTGCTGTCTGAACTTGGCATCCTGTCCCAAATCTTACCggccatttaaattattcttggaTGAAGGTTCTTTCGTTTTGGATTTGGATGGGAGAGTTTGTTTGACTATGAATCTTTCGAACAGATTATGACTCTCATTCAGGTTCAGGGGGCCAATATTTTATATCAAGAACGACTTGGATAGTGGCATTTTCTGCTCATAATCGTCAGGATGTAAGAAAGACATGAACTGTTATACCTATGGAGAGCTTTTCAAAAGATAATTACATTTCTCCACTGGGAAAAAGCCACGGTGGTTTTGAAAAACTATGCCGGTGAACCTGCTGTATACTACTTTTCATTTTCTCACCCTGGAGTTGTAATCTGTATGTTGTCATGGGAGAAGGAAACCAGAGCTGTGCTGAACTCAATAGGCTTATTGGAATTTTCGTTCTCACAATGTAACTTGTTTGTTAGTCTTACCCACTTAACAGCTTCACCTGAAGTTCTAGTCAAATTCTAATGCTTTCATTGATTTACGTGATGTTGTCGCCTAATCTTACATTTTCATTTTGGGTTACTTGTTACAGCTTTGAGCCGTTTGAAATTTGAGTTGGCAAAACTCCCCTTGTGCTTTTTCTATGACAGTTTCATGATTTCATCTTGGATCAAAACTCAGAAGGCACATCCTGGAAGAGGCGTACTTTCTAATTGAGCATTCTAACTATCCACCTCATCAATCGTGGATTTATGTTACAACAAGCTCACCCAACAAATTACCACGGACAGTGGAAATGGACCACCAAACACAACGAAAATGCCGGTCATTCAGAGTACTTATGTACAGACGGGTAAACACGTTGCTTCGACTGCAACTATCACCAAACTTTCTACTACCTAGTTAACGACGAGAAACTTAGCTGCCACCCCctccggcctcgccggcgcggccagcggcggccgcctcggcgaggcggcgagcatCGAGAGGGCGGCCCTCGCGGTCGCCTTcttggcgccggcgacgacggccttGGGGCAATGCCGGCGCGGCGACAGGACGCGCCCGCGGTGCGCGTCCAGGCCTCCCCCGCAGCTCTGCGACGGCTTGAGGCGCTTCCTCGGCGGCTTCGCCAGGTCCTCCAGCGAGGCGACCGCCGCCAGCGACGCGAACGACTGCGACTTTCCGTCGAAGAACCTCGACAACCCCCTCCTGCAaacgaaaaaaatgaaaaaaaaaacactccgGTGTCAGCTCAGCTAGCTCAAGGATCATCAAAGATCAAGAAGAACGCGACCAGCTAGAGCAAACGGCACGCACTTGAACGGGAGCTGCGTCATGAGGTCGGACATCTCGAAGCGGCGCTCCgccgagctggaggaggaggagctcgcgtCGTCGGCGAGCTCCGAGGACGACCCCGACGACCGCGCCGAGCTCCCCGCCGACGTGGACGGCGACCCGAtatcctcctcctgctccttgcaatccgccgcgccgccgcgccggcaccACGCGTACACGTCCATGTATATATCCCCAACTCTTGACTCTCCCCGACCAACGCTGATCTCAGATCAAGGCAAGCGAACGCAGCTCAGATCGATCAAAGCAACAACCGAGCCGTGTCGTCGTCGACTGGTGGAAAGAAGGCAGCTGGTACAAATTATAAaggtgtggaggaggaggaggagaccgtGGCCGTGGTGGTGAGGTGAGTCACTGCTGGCAGAGGAGGATAAGAACGAGCGAGAACTGAAGTAGTAGCGGAGAGCGTACGCGAGGCGAGCGGAtgagataaaagaagaaaaaaaaacaccggtCGTTTATTTGTTTATCGCGTGTGCGGCGCGGTAGGGAAGGGAAGgagtaaaaactaaaaaatagatTGGGCGTTATCGCTTTTCTTTTGGGTTTTTTATCCGCTGGGTTTGGCGTTCGAATTCttgctctctgttttttttttctttttccggagagcggggggagggggagagagtggaTAAGTCCTCCACATGCGTATACGTGTGttcccgcgcgcgcgggcgcatCGGAGGCCACACGCGACGCGATGCTGCTGCGTGCGGCTGAGGCTATAGGCTAGCGGAGTGGAGTAGTAGTAGCGAGTGGGCGTTGCTTGTGATTGGGGGAAACGGAGGAGGGCCACACGCTTTACAGCCACATCTTTTTAACCTATGCTAATGCTTAGTACTCCTATcagttaaaatttatttttttaaccaaTTTAAGGTTATTTTATCGAAATTTACTTTCTAAatttttgcttttagattgttaagaaaaatatgtaaatgtttattcataaattatttttaattttcttttgtaaatactacctccgtcccaaaataagtgcagtcgtggatatccgtgtctaacgtttgaccgttcgtcttatttgaaaaatttatgaaaaatttaaaaatatttagtcagacataaagtactattcatattttattatctaatagcaataaaaatactaatcataaaaaaaatttaaataagacaaacggtaaacgtgaatagtgtaaaactatacttattttggaacggagggagtatgttattTTGTTTATTCATGTATAAACCAAACAATGGTGCCATTAATTCCCGCCTGCGCCACGCGGGTTTGTGTAGTCCACCTGCTACGGATTTTACTTGGATAGTGCGGGCTGTGCGGCTACTACTACAAATGTGTGTTTCGATTTACCTTGCGCGCGTGGCGTTCCCATCTTGTTCTTCCGCTGTTGCTCGTATAGTGGAGTGGACTGCTCGTACTTGTGGAGTACTGCTCTCTTATATTTAAAGGATGTATCTTAAAATGTGTATGAGCTTTGCCCTAAAGCCCATTACAAAAATTTGATTATCAAACAAACTAAACGCACAACGAGCAACGGCATGTGTTCATTAATCATTATGTTAGTACTTTTAGCTAGAAGCCTAGAACCGCATCAAAGTGGCAAGATGGCTTTAGCCTTTAGTTGTCCAACAGCAGTAGTATCGATGGTACGTAAGCTTAATAGGACAAAGACAGACCATATGTGGCATCCATTTCCTTTTGTCTAAAATATGTCCCCTTTTGCTAAAGAACAAATGTACATTTGCAACCTTTCTCaaaacataattaaaaaaatgcatgctaTTTGTCATTGTATGATGGAATATGCCAGATCCGGTAATCTGCGACTATTATAAGTGTGGAACAAACAACTTGCTACTCCTTTGCACCACTGTTACCCTCCTGACAGTGAAAGAAACACAAAGAAAGCTGCAGCTAGCTGAGATGAGACTGTCTCTAATTTAAGAAGAGATTATTGACATagtctccaaaaaaaaaaagttaaatgagGATGATTCTCTGTGTACTTATCGCGCTTCCTTACGAGATGCCGATTGTGCAAAGCTGACTCAGCTGACCTGGTAATGCCCCCCCTGACCACTAACTCGTGGTCCAATCTTCACTTTTGGTCTTCGTTGTATATCCTTTCAACAATATGGGGTACTTATCCTTTCCTACGACTTGAATTTATAAGCTATATGGTGATGGTTACATTAGGTATGAAATGGATATGATAATGAAAGTGGGCTCTATAATGAGTCCTTGGTTTTGTTTGGAGGTGAGGTGTGAATACACTAAGTTTTTTACTTCCTCCgctttatattataagactttataacattacccacattcatatatatattaatgaatctagatatatatgtgtgcctagatttattaacatctatatgaaggtggacaatgctagaaagtcttataaactaaaacggaggtagtagcttctaacttctaattcattttcttaattttataattacatatttactCCTTTAAATGTTTCTTATGGTTGTGCTGGTGAGTCtgcctcaccaccaccacccaataTTTGGCCCCATATAAATAGTATTCTTAAAATCTTGAGGATTTATATTAGGAGTCGGAAATTCTAAAACAAGTAGAGCCGCTATGGCAAGGGGGAAAAGTGTACTACTGGTAGAGTCTACTTGTGATTAATTAAAGTAGGAAAGCAGGATTAGTGCGCTAATCGATTAAGTCTTATCCGCCGCTAAGTCAACAGAGTACTACACTACTAATGAACTTGCCTGTGATAACAAAGGTACGAATCCATTCGTTCGTTCTCCTAGTCACACACAAGAGGTAGTataagaaaggcgaaagcaaGTCCTTTTTTAGCGACAGGGTTGTAATCTTCGGGCCCAAACCCGGGAATGCCATCATTCTGATTTCTGGGGGGCAACATTGACGACACCATGACGGGTTAATTaggtaataaaataaaatcgagGAGTTCGCAAGCGAAAGCATCGATCAGAAGACGATGACAATTTATTTACCCTTTGCCTGACGGTAATCAACGCCGATCAACTGTAGTATActgaaaaaaatagagagaacaTTTTGACACCCAACGCGCGGGAACAAATCGAAATGAAGTAGTATGAAACTGTGCAGCACTCACGGACCAATCACCAATTTGAGTCTCCGCGAGAAACAAACAATCACCAATTTGAAGATTTGTGTATTTTGGATGGATTTCGGGCATGGTGCAGCGAGCCAAGCTGTTTTTAGGGTGGGCGCTTGGGCCGTACTGCACATTTCATACATACGGGCCAGGCTGAAAAGGCAAGCCTAGTTCTGGGCTGAAACAAGCCCACCATTGCTTGCAACAAATTCAGCTCAACATCTCAGAACAAAGAACGTTCATATTTCAAAATCCGAATCACTCTAGCAACGAAATGAGAAATACAGGAGACAAATTTAATTTTCGCAAGGATTAGAATCACATCATTTCATCTACGGAAATGAGCAAGACTGACAAGTGAGTGAGTGACAACATGGAGTAATAAACCGAGTTTCTAAGCATCAAACTGAAGATTGTGTGGATTGTGGCAATTTATTTGCCTTCAGCTAACAGTAGCAACACCAACCAAGCATGGTAAATACGTACGTTTTGACTGCCATTTCCCACAAACAAATCAGCACGAAATCACATTAGCATTCAAGAACCAATCGCCAATTCGAAActttgttgtgttttttttctgcaGCATAGTTCGAACTTCGTATACAGAGACACTACCACTATTCTGTTGCTTTTAGATGATTCTCTCAACTACTGTACGTGCTTCAACAACAGCTTACCCCTTGTTGCAAATTAAGATCAGCATTCACATCTCAAATCACAGCAGCAACGGGATCAGAAATGCAGGAAA
This region includes:
- the LOC127763270 gene encoding protein OXIDATIVE STRESS 3-like produces the protein MDVYAWCRRGGAADCKEQEEDIGSPSTSAGSSARSSGSSSELADDASSSSSSSAERRFEMSDLMTQLPFKRGLSRFFDGKSQSFASLAAVASLEDLAKPPRKRLKPSQSCGGGLDAHRGRVLSPRRHCPKAVVAGAKKATARAALSMLAASPRRPPLAAPARPEGVAAKFLVVN
- the LOC127763269 gene encoding uncharacterized protein LOC127763269 encodes the protein MDRAPPRGAPRDAVGQRWLAVFVFQAALSAAASALYLAASPRRRHARLGVPRGLLLALHPFLSLAATGLLALAFLVSASPHPRAPPVPRRALAASLLAAAGALCVGAAASLVPEDSGWAAVAGMEFRGAVLGAVFAAHYFGRRRWLLQFPVVQRPPFYGLKMGLLPSGKRALKVSLQAFFLSFILIFVLPQQFRIRGSIGSQIIAQIGIFIMSTAVAFCWEISHHFVQVVHTRRCSFAPPQSTAAAETNPTEYILETLELSDPRSLMQYLAYQDLCAVSECNLEPWRRAAFFEESGETYKRIVTACLKPLEEFTSKIAEALEGFSSEKPELLSQQFKLAAAFNDSQICTWCARTLSSLTARSRQEDRYGVAQLTGCNAAVMSTLLSALVAVEACLGKKTNPQPAHSLGPASIKWANFSTGRKGNVTAIASTQRGGLHTKAFSMADVLRTSIYQMVSAFEHDMRANAKASSLEKNWISEGRKPVFGSQAVLVQKLSLFIEYRAV